Proteins encoded together in one Pseudomonas sp. TCU-HL1 window:
- a CDS encoding IS1182 family transposase, with protein MMGRLPGGQQCLFYSFDLEEHVPPHHLLRCIDQCVDLSDLRAHLADFYSPIGRPSIDPELMVRMLVVGYCYGIRSERRLCEAVHLNLAYRWFCRLGLEDEVPNHSTFSKNRHGRFRDSGLFRWLFNEVLRRCMAAGLVKGAGFAVDASIIKADASRQRGVAGDEVDWRDPALSTRAVRKYLEALDEEALAEALPKKISLIDPQARWTAAPGGPAYFAYATNYLIDTEHGVILDVEATPAHRTAEVESTKTMVERVEVQFDLTPERLIGDAAYGTAPMLAWMVEEKDIAPHVPVWDKTERKDDSLSSNNFHWNQEANEYRCPTGKPLRSEWRAFTQQRTRVTKANTIIYRSSRADCATCPLKAKCCPNTPIRKIVRSIHEAARDVARRIAKTPEYLRSRCERKKVEMLFAHLKRIMRVDRLRLRGLTGATDELTLAATVQNLRRMAKLLPQGPPATG; from the coding sequence ATGATGGGGCGGTTACCGGGAGGACAGCAGTGCCTGTTCTACTCGTTCGACCTGGAAGAGCACGTCCCGCCCCATCACCTCCTGCGCTGCATCGACCAGTGCGTGGACCTCAGCGATCTGCGCGCCCACCTGGCCGACTTCTACAGCCCCATCGGGCGACCGTCGATTGATCCTGAGTTGATGGTGCGCATGCTGGTCGTCGGCTACTGCTACGGCATCCGCTCCGAGCGGCGATTGTGCGAAGCGGTGCACCTGAATCTGGCCTATCGCTGGTTCTGCCGGCTGGGCCTGGAGGATGAAGTGCCCAATCACTCGACCTTCTCGAAGAATCGCCACGGCCGCTTCCGTGACAGCGGCCTGTTCCGCTGGTTGTTCAATGAGGTGCTGCGGCGCTGCATGGCGGCCGGCCTGGTCAAGGGTGCAGGCTTCGCCGTCGACGCCAGCATCATCAAGGCGGATGCCAGCCGGCAACGTGGCGTAGCGGGAGATGAGGTCGACTGGCGCGATCCGGCGCTCAGCACCCGCGCTGTGCGCAAGTACCTCGAAGCCCTCGATGAGGAAGCGCTGGCCGAAGCCCTGCCCAAGAAGATTTCGCTCATCGATCCGCAGGCGCGGTGGACCGCCGCGCCAGGTGGCCCGGCCTACTTTGCCTACGCCACCAACTACCTGATCGACACTGAGCACGGCGTGATCCTGGATGTGGAAGCCACGCCGGCGCATCGGACCGCCGAGGTCGAGTCGACCAAAACGATGGTGGAGCGCGTCGAAGTGCAGTTCGACCTCACACCAGAACGCCTGATCGGCGATGCCGCCTACGGCACTGCCCCAATGCTGGCCTGGATGGTCGAAGAGAAGGACATCGCGCCGCATGTGCCGGTGTGGGACAAGACCGAGCGCAAGGACGACAGCCTCTCCAGCAACAACTTTCACTGGAATCAGGAGGCCAATGAATACCGCTGCCCAACCGGCAAACCGCTACGCAGTGAATGGCGCGCCTTCACCCAACAGAGAACACGGGTGACCAAGGCCAACACCATCATCTACCGCTCCAGCCGAGCCGACTGCGCCACCTGCCCACTGAAAGCGAAGTGCTGTCCCAATACGCCGATCCGCAAGATCGTGCGCAGCATCCATGAAGCTGCCCGCGACGTGGCGCGACGCATCGCCAAGACGCCGGAGTACCTCCGTTCCCGCTGCGAGCGCAAGAAGGTGGAGATGCTCTTCGCTCACCTCAAACGGATCATGAGAGTCGACCGTTTGCGCCTGCGTGGCCTGACCGGCGCCACTGACGAACTCACCTTGGCGGCGACGGTGCAGAACCTGCGACGCATGGCCAAGCTCTTGCCCCAAGGACCACCGGCCACGGGATAG